A genomic stretch from Triplophysa dalaica isolate WHDGS20190420 chromosome 4, ASM1584641v1, whole genome shotgun sequence includes:
- the si:ch211-209a2.2 gene encoding L-asparaginase, protein MGGLWSREKSPEKPNLFLSAVASSLRLSRLGTDNPKLEWKVCQYALFPYLVKNSAAEDNICDLEDHLEQGADLLGADGRGRTPLHVAASNGNEETVNFLLRHGADVNAIDYDGETALRDAIRSGSLEVVEMLISADARLEKSSEDLGTDLCCLAFLGDTEQMKVWMKAGVSLNTSDDLGRTPLHVAVCTNQMEMVKFCILNGSDPEQRDKMNIRPVDDAQKLGFHHLVELLGSSSPKQ, encoded by the exons ATGGGGGGACTTTGGTCGCGAGAAAAAAGTCCCGAAAAACCTAACTTATTTTTGTCAGCTGTAGCATCTTCTCTTCGCCTCAGTAGGCTTGGGACAGATAACCCCAAACTG GAGTGGAAAGTCTGCCAGTATGCTCTGTTCCCTTATTTGGTTAAAAACTCAGCTGCAGAGGATAATATTTGTGATTTGGAGGATCATCTAGAGCAG GGTGCTGATCTCTTGGGTGCAGATGGCCGAGGTCGGACACCTCTACATGTGGCAGCATCAAATGGCAATGAAGAAACTGTTAACTTCTTGCTTAGGCATGGAGCAGATGTTAATGCCATTGATTACGATGGAGAAACCGCATTGCGAGATGCCATACGCTCCGG GAGTCTGGAGGTTGTGGAGATGTTAATTTCTGCAGATGCACGTTTGGAAAAATCCTCAGAGGACCTTGGAACAGATTTGTGCTG TCTTGCATTTCTTGGAGACACAGAACAAATGAAGGTATGGATGAAAGCTGGAGTCAGTTTGAATACTTCTGACGATCTAGGTCGAACTCCATTACATGTG GCAGTGTGCACCAATCAGATGGAAATGGTTAAGTTCTGCATTCTTAACGGATCAGACCCTGAG caaagaGACAAAATGAACATCAGGCCAGTAGATGATGCCCAGAAACTTGGGTTTCATCACTTGGTGGAGCTGTTGGGAAGTTCGAGCCCAAAACAGTGA